A region of Veillonellaceae bacterium DNA encodes the following proteins:
- a CDS encoding 30S ribosomal protein S18 — MRRERGRKPKKKVCSFCVDKVDGIDYKDVPKLRRYTTERGKILPRRISGNCAKHQRQLTLAVKRARMIALLPFTAE; from the coding sequence GTGAGACGTGAAAGAGGCAGAAAGCCTAAGAAAAAAGTCTGCAGTTTCTGCGTTGATAAAGTAGATGGCATTGACTATAAAGACGTGCCTAAGTTGCGCCGTTACACAACGGAGCGCGGTAAGATTTTACCACGCCGTATTTCGGGCAACTGCGCTAAACATCAGCGTCAGTTAACACTGGCTGTTAAACGTGCACGCATGATCGCGTTGCTGCCGTTTACTGCAGAATAA